In Oryza glaberrima chromosome 8, OglaRS2, whole genome shotgun sequence, the following are encoded in one genomic region:
- the LOC127782487 gene encoding protein CHLOROPLAST J-LIKE DOMAIN 1, chloroplastic-like: MATATATAAAAAPAAVPALVSPLSRRAFFPLPRRAGPKSLRVFASAARRRGLVVVAADAAAAAGGAEFSDEENPYEILGITPLDSFDHMKLAYKRKHKEADENGDQYYLSKLEKAYDTVMMQQLQYRKKGVTYGSVQVSKDIKYADDQPIVPWGPRSSKSTVKDMRINLGISAAIVVWIAIMGNADWKPLQFLCFAFFYRILQKLRATEPPITPIYNEYGEVEGRGIRMAKRVVRALGLIFGCVFAASLGYTAAVNVIEFSWQYTPRIVYYYQELIVTAATAALLYITASYYR; this comes from the exons atggcgacggcgacggcgacggcggctgcagCCGCCCCGGCGGCGGTGCCCGCGCTGGTGTCCCCCTTGTCCCGCCGCGCCTTCTTCCCGCTCCCTCGTCGCGCCGGCCCCAAATCGCTTCG GGTcttcgcgtcggcggcgaggcgacgtgGGTTggtcgtggtggcggcggatgcggcagcggcggcaggtggCGCGGAGTTCAGCGACGAGGAGAACCCCTACGAG ATTCTGGGTATTACCCCGCTTGATAGCTTCGACCACATGAAGCTGGCCTACAAGAGGAAGCACAAGGAAGCGGACGAGAATGGAGATCAGTACTACCTGTCAAAG TTGGAGAAGGCATACGACACTGTGATGATGCAGCAGCTGCAGTATAGGAAGAAAGGAGTAACATATGGTTCTGTTCAG GTGTCGAAGGATATCAAGTATGCTGATGACCAGCCAATTGTTCCTTGGGGACCTAG ATCCTCCAAATCAACAGTAAAGGACATGCGCATCAATTTAGGAATATCAGCAGCCATT GTTGTTTGGATAGCTATCATGGGCAATGCGGACTGGAAGCCATTGCAGTTCCTATGTTTTGCTTTCTTCTACAGAATACTTCAAAAGCTAAGGGCTACTGAACCACCAATAACGCCAATATATAAT GAGTATGGTGAGGTTGAAGGACGTGGAATACGAATGGCAAAACGAGTAGTCCGTGCTTTGGGTTTGATATTTGGATGTGTATTTGCTGCGTCATTG GGTTATACAGCAGCTGTTAACGTGATTGAGTTTTCATGGCAGTATACTCCACGCATTGTTTATTACTATCAG GAGTTGATTGTTACAGCAGCTACCGCTGCTCTGCTGTACATCACAGCCTCATACTACCGGTAA
- the LOC127781230 gene encoding transcription factor GTE9-like, translating to MMGKTQKFSKGHPLGFVPDYRHGVETVGESKGCIGSPERIVSGSSCAVPKRKCGILKTEDGGELPGFNVPRDVFMLPRMSPSDKKDLEMRLRKELEQVKALQSRLFSRPAAVSMNGGAASASGDVVAKRNDAKLKRSNSVQSGRGVPPSAATPVVRSANYAEAFKQCGNLLKNLFKHQWAGPFLAPVDVVQLNIPDYFDIIKKPMDLGTIEKKLNAGMYSTPWDFAADVRLTFDNAVTYNPVGNDVNLMGKTLKCIFETRWKFIEKKLPSLDDKFSVRREPSQKGAVKKDTIEKDYPSEKKHSTKGVHKKDMFKKEDASTKPALQPKKRKASPLVQGSLEIPVVEADKVLDDAQVVQPSKVIDDAQVVQASKVIDDAQVVQAFKVIDDAQVVQASKEIMTDRQKYELSVRLQSYGGLIPNHVVDFIRSHLPDDNEGDEDELELDMNVLSDSTLFELQKLLDDYDRVNQSGNPTKDEHREVEFESEYGLSNSSMHHEEGNELVEEDVDIGGNDLPPLTYPPAVFESETAERSSKHSTSSSSSSDSESSSSDSDSSSSSGSDLDVNVPPSTSGAKDNTQSAVRLDQENDPLSSTNLPQQSSDPVPISAEDEGENVSEKQVPPAKQYRAAVLLNRFADTIFKAREKTLDQVAKKDPEKLQHDMEELERLRREERARIQAEAKAAEDARKRAEAAAAAEAAAEAKRQREREREAARKALQQMEKTVDINEGNLFLKDLEMLGTVTSGEQFPSSVGETSPTHTPEGLGFQLGSNPLEQLGLYMKNDDEEDEEGESADEPTIDVEEGEID from the exons ATGATGGGGAAGACGCAGAAGTTCTCCAAGGGGCACCCGCTCGGCTTCGTGCCGGATTACCGGCACGGCGTGGAGACGGTGGGGGAGTCGAAGGGCTGTATCGGGAGCCCGGAGCGGATCGTATCGGGGAGCTCGTGTGCTGTGCCGAAGAGGAAATGCGGAATCCTGAAGACAGAGGATGGAGGGGAGCTTCCGGGGTTCAATGTGCCGCGGGACGTCTTCATGCTGCCGAGGATGTCGCCTTCGGATAAAAAGGACCTCGAGATGAGGCTCCGCAAGGAGCTTGAGCAGGTTAAGGCCCTACAGAGTAGGCTGTTTTCGAGGCCGGCTGCGGTGAGCATGAATGGCGGGGCGGCGTCAGCTTCTGGAGACGTAGTTGCAAAGAGAAACGATGCGAAGCTTAAACGGAGCAATTCAGTGCAGTCTGGCAGAGGAGTGCCACCATCAGCAGCCACACCTGTGGTCAGGTCTGCAAACTACGCAGAAGCTTTTAAACAATGTGGCAACCTTCTGAAGAACCTCTTCAAGCATCAGTGGGCTGGTCCGTTCCTTGCGCCGGTTGATGTTGTACAGTTGAACATTCCTGATTATTTTGACATAATCAAGAAGCCAATGGATTTGGGTACCATCGAGAAAAAGTTGAATGCAGGCATGTACTCTACACCTTGGGATTTTGCTGCAGATGTGAGGCTTACTTTTGACAATGCCGTGACTTATAACCCAGTCGGTAATGACGTGAATTTAATGGGCAAAACTTTGAAATGTATTTTTGAAACTAGATGGAAGTTTATCGAAAAGAAGCTTCCTTCACTAGATGATAAATTCTCTGTGAGAAGAGAGCCATCACAAAAGGGTGCAGTTAAGAAAGATACCATTGAGAAAGATTACCCTTCTGAGAAAAAGCACTCGACAAAAGGTGTACACAAGAAAGATATGTTTAAAAAAGAGGATGCTTCAACTAAGCCAGCTTTGCAAccaaagaagagaaaagcttCTCCCTTGGTTCAGGGTTCTCTTGAAATACCTGTAGTAGAAGCTGATAAGGTCCTTGATGATGCTCAAGTGGTACAGCCTTCTAAGGTGATTGATGATGCCCAAGTGGTGCAGGCTTCTAAGGTGATTGATGATGCTCAAGTGGTGCAGGCTTTTAAGGTGATTGATGATGCTCAAGTGGTACAGGCTTCTAAGGAGATTATGACGGACAGACAAAAGTATGAGCTAAGCGTAAGACTTCAATCATATGGTGGGTTGATTCCTAATCATGTAGTTGATTTTATAAGGAGCCACCTTCCTGATGATAATGAGGGTGATGAAGATGAGTTAGAGCTTGACATGAATGTCCTAAGTGATAGTACATTGTTTGAACTTCAGAAGCTTCTTGATGACTATGATAGGGTAAATCAGTCAGGAAACCCTACAAAAGATGAGCATCGTGAGGTTGAG TTTGAAAGTGAATATGGGCTTAGCAACTCATCGATGCATCATGAAGAAG GTAATGAGCTCGTTGAAGAAGATGTTGATATTGGTGGGAATGATCTTCCACCTTTGACGTATCCTCCTGCAGTATTTGAAAGTGAAACTGCAGAAAGAAGCAGCAAGCATAGCACTTCTAGCAGTTCTAGTAGTGATTCAGAATCATCCTCCAGTG ATTCAGATTCAAGTAGCTCTTCTGGAAGCGATCTGGATGTCAATGTTCCTCCATCAACAAGTGGGGCCAAG GACAACACGCAATCTGCGGTTAGGTTGGATCAGGAAAACG ATCCACTGAGCTCGACCAATCTACCACAACAAAGTAGTGATCCTGTACCTATTTCTGCCGAAGATGAGG GGGAGAATGTGTCTGAGAAACAGGTCCCCCCTGCAAAGCAATACCGAGCTGCTGTTTTGTTAAACCGCTTTGCTGATACAATTTTTAAGGCTCGTGAGAAAACTCTTGATCAG GTCGCGAAAAAGGATCCTGAGAAACTTCAACACGACATGGAGGAGCTTGAAAGGTTACGAAGAGAAG AGAGAGCTCGGATACAAGCTGAGGCAAAAGCAGCTGAAGATGCTCGCAAGAGAGCtgaggcagcagcagctgctgagGCTGCTGCAGAAGCTAAACGCCAAAGAGAACGTGAGAGGGAAGCGGCTCGTAAAGCCTTGCAACAG ATGGAGAAAACTGTAGACATCAATGAAGGGAACCTCTTTTTGAAAGATCTTGAAATGCTTGGAACTGTTACATCAGGTGAACAGTTTCCCAGCTCGGTTGGTGAGACGAGTCCAACTCATACGCCTGAAGGCCTTGGATTTCAGCTAGGTAGCAACCCTTTAGAACAGCTTGGTTTGTATATGAAAAatgatgatgaagaggatgagGAAGGTGAGTCTGCAGATGAACCAACGATTGATGTTGAGGAGGGCGAAATAGATTGA
- the LOC127782488 gene encoding uncharacterized protein LOC127782488: protein MGDNASASASVLAPPVGAGEGDAPSFSYLAALGNCPLVAAVLAGAIAQFIKVLTTWYKENRWDAKQLVGSGGMPSSHSATVVALAVAVGLQEGFGSSLFATAAIFASVVMYDAFGVRLHAGKQAEVLNQIVYELPSEHPLAETRPLRELLGHTPAQVFAGGVLGFAVATFTGMIAGLGNTGSLP from the exons ATGGGGGAcaacgcctccgcctccgcctccgtgctggcgccgccggtgggAGCGGGTGAGGGTGACGCGCCGTCGTTCTCCTACCTCGCCGCGCTCGGCAACtgcccgctcgtcgccgccgtcctcgccggcgccatcgcgCAGTTCATCAAGGTGTTGACCACATG GTACAAGGAGAATCGGTGGGACGCGAAGCAGCTGGTGGGGTCCGGCGGGATGCCGTCGTCGCACTCGGCCACCGtcgtcgcgctcgccgtcgccgtcggcctccagGAAGGGTTCGGCAGCTCGctcttcgccaccgccgccatcttcgCGTCCGTG GTTATGTATGATGCTTTTGGTGTCAGGCTACATGCAGGGAAGCAAGCAGAG GTCTTGAATCAAATTGTGTATGAACTCCCATCGGAGCATCCACTGGCTGAAACAAGACCACTCCGAGAACTCCTTGGACACACACCAGCTCAG GTTTTTGCTGGTGGGGTGCTTGGATTTGCAGTGGCCACATTTACAGGCATGATAGCTGGGCTTGGTAACACTGGTTCATTGCCCTGA
- the LOC127781231 gene encoding lysine histidine transporter 1-like, with protein MGTHVADNYPPAKDGRSAQEKAIDDWLPITSSRNAKWWYSAFHNVTAMVGAGVLSLPYAMSELGWGPGIAVLILSWIITLYTLWQMVEMHEMVPGKRFDRYHELGQHAFGEKLGLWIVVPQQLVVEVGVNIVYMVTGGKSLKKFHDVLCEGHGCKNIKLTYFIMIFASVHFVLSQLPNFNSISGVSLAAAVMSLSYSTIAWGASVDKGKVADVDYHLRATTSTGKVFGFFSALGDVAFAYAGHNVVLEIQATIPSTPEKPSKKPMWKGVVVAYIIVALCYFPVALVGYWAFGNHVDDNILITLSRPKWLIALANMMVVIHVIGSYQIYAMPVFDMIETVLVKKLRFPPGLTLRLIARTLYVAFTMFIAITFPFFGGLLGFFGGFAFAPTTYFLPCIMWLAIYKPRRFSLSWFTNWICIILGVMLMILSPIGGLRQIIIDAKTYKFYS; from the exons ATGGGGACTCATGTGGCAGATAACTACCCACCGGCCAAG GATGGCCGGAGCGCGCAGGAGAAGGCGATCGACGACTGGCTTCCCATCACGTCGTCCAGGAACGCCAAGTGGTGGTACTCCGCCTTCCACAATGTCACCGCCatggtcggcgccggcgtcctcAGCCTCCCCTACGCCATGTCCGAGCTCGGCTG GGGACCTGGCATCGCGGTGCTGATCCTGTCATGGATCATCACGCTCTACACGCTGTGGCAGATGGTGGAGATGCACGAGATGGTGCCCGGGAAGCGGTTCGACAGGTACCACGAGCTCGGGCAGCACGCGTTCGGCGAGAAGCTGGGCCTCTGGATCGTGGTGCCGCAGCAGCtcgtcgtcgaggtcggcgTCAACATCGTGTACATGGTCACCGGCGGCAAGTCGCTGAAGAAGTTCCACGACGTGCTCTGCGAGGGCCACGGCTGCAAGAACATCAAGCTCACCTACTTCATCATGATCTTCGCCTCCGTCCACTTCGTCCTCTCGCAGCTCCCAAACTTCAACTCCATCTCCGGCgtgtccctcgccgccgccgtcatgtcGCTCAGCTACTCCACCATCGCGTGGGGCGCGTCGGTGGACAAGGGGAAGGTGGCCGACGTCGACTACCACCTGCGCGCCACGACGTCGACGGGGAAGGTGTTCGGCTTCTTCAGCGCGCTGGGCGACGTCGCGTTCGCGTACGCGGGGCACAACGTGGTGCTGGAGATCCAGGCGACCATCCCGTCGACGCCGGAGAAGCCGTCCAAGAAGCCGATGTGGaagggcgtcgtcgtcgcctacATCATCGTCGCGCTCTGCTACTTCCCCGTGGCGCTCGTCGGATACTGGGCGTTCGGCAACCACGTCGACGACAACATCCTCATCACGCTCTCCAGGCCCAAATGGCTCATCGCGCTCGCAAACATGATGGTCGTCATCCATGTCATCGGGAGCTACCAGATCTACGCCATGCCGGTGTTCGACATGATCGAGACCGTGCTCGTCAAGAAGCTCAGATTCCCTCCCGGCCTCACGCTTCGCCTCATCGCAAGAACACTCTACGTTG CGTTCACCATGTTCATCGCGATCACCTTCCCGTTCTTCGGTGGATTGCTTGGGTTCTTCGGTGGATTCGCCTTCGCGCCAACTACTTACTTC CTTCCCTGCATCATGTGGCTAGCAATCTACAAGCCAAGAAGGTTCAGTCTCTCATGGTTCACCAACTGG ATCTGCATCATTCTTGGAGTGATGCTCATGATCCTGTCACCAATCGGAGGACTCCGGCAGATCATCATAGATGCCAAGACATACAAGTTCTACTCATAG
- the LOC127782453 gene encoding pre-mRNA-splicing factor SLU7, with protein sequence MATASVSFKSREDHRKQLELEEARKAGLAPAEVDEDGKEINPHIPQYMSSAPWYLNADKPSLKHQRNWKSDPNYTKSWYDRGAKLFQANKYRKGACENCGAMTHDKKSCMERPRSVGAKWTNINIAPDEKVESFELDYDGKRDRWNGYDPSTYTRVIADYEAREEARKKYLKEQQLKKLEEKDGEEGDENVASEEDDEEDGLKIDEAKVDESAQMDFAKVEKRVRTTGGGSTGTVRNLRIREDTAKYLLNLDVNSAYYDPKTRSMREDPLPDADPNDKFYVGDNQNRLSGQALEFKQLNIHAWEAFDKGQDIHMQAAPSQAELLFKSFKIKKEKLKSENKDKIMEKYGNAASEEPIPRELLLGQSEKEIEYDRTGRIIKGQDVALPKSKYEEDVFINNHTTVWGSWWKDHQWGYKCCKQTIRNSYCTGLAGIEAAEASADLMKANMARKEAAEDEPVRHEEKRLATWGTDVPNDIVLDKKLLDEALKKEGARRKEEMDERKRKYNVKWNDEVTAEDMEAYRMKRIHHDDPMRDFLH encoded by the exons ATGGCGACCGCTTCGG TGTCGTTTAAGTCTAGAGAGGATCACCGGAAGCagctcgagctcgaggaggCGAGGAAGGCTGGGCTCGCGCCTGCCGAGGTCGACGAGGATGGAAAGGAGATCAATCCCCATATCCCCCAGTACATGTCCTCAGCCCCATGGTATCTTAACGCTGATAAGCCG AGTTTGAAGCATCAACGGAATTGGAAATCGGACCCGAACTACACCAAGTCATGGTACGATAGGGGTGCTAAGCTTTTTCAGGCTAACAAGTACAGGAAAGGAGCTTGTGAGAA CTGTGGAGCCATGACTCATGACAAGAAGTCATGCATGGAGCGACCTCGCAGTGTGGGAGCTAAATGGACTAACATCAATATAGCACCAGATGAGAAAGTGGAGTCATTTGAACTGGATTATGATGGAAAGCGTGATCGCTGGAACGGTTACGACCCATCGACGTACACCCGTGTTATTGCAGATTATGAAGCTAGAGAAGAGGCTAGGAAAAAGTATCTGAAAGAGCAACAGCTCAAGAAACTTGAGGAGAAGGATGGTGAGGAGGGTGATGAGAACGTGGCTAGTGAGgaggatgatgaagaagatggttTGAAGATAGATGAGGCTAAAGTTGATGAGAGTGCTCAAATGGATTTTGCTAAGGTAGAGAAGCGTGTACGTACAACAGGTGGTGGAAGCACTGGAACTGTGAGGAATTTGCGTATTAGGGAAGACACTGCAAAGTATCTTCTGAACCTTGATGTGAACTCTGCATACTATGATCCAAAAACCCGCTCCATGCGTGAAGATCCATTGCCAGATGCAGACCCCAATGATAAATTCTATGTG GGTGATAACCAAAATCGACTTAGCGGACAAGCTCTGGAGTTCAAGCAACTCAACATACATGCGTGGGAAGCTTTTGATAAGGGACAGGATATTCACATGCAAGCTGCCCCATCTCAAGCTGAACTTCTATTCAAGAGTTTTAAGATCAAAAAGGAGAAATTGAAATCTGAAAACAAAGATAAGATTATGGAGAAGTATGGGAATGCTGCATCTGAAGAACCAATCCCTCGGGAGCTTCTTCTTGGACAAAGTGAAAAAGAGATTGAATATGACCGAACTGGTCGAATAATCAAAGGACAG GATGTAGCCCTCCCCAAGAGCAAATATGAAGAGGATGTTTTCATTAATAACCATACAACCGTATGGGGCTCATGGTGGAAAGATCATCAGTGGGGCTACAAATGCTGCAAGCAGACTATCCGAAATAGCTACTGCACTGGCTTAGCTGGAATTGAGGCTGCTGAAGCATCGGCTGATTTGATGAAGGCAAATATGGCCCGCAAGGAAGCTGCAGAAG ATGAGCCTGTACGACATGAAGAAAAGCGACTGGCCACCTGGGGAACTGATGTGCCTAATGATATTGTTCTTGACAAGAAGCTGCTTGATGAAGCCCTAAAGAAG GAGGGTGCGAGGAGGAAAGAGGAGATGGATGAAAGGAAGAGGAAGTACAATGTGAAATGGAATGATGAGGTCACCGCGGAAGACATGGAGGCTTACCGCATGAAGAGAATTCACCATGATGATCCTATGAGGGATTTCCTCCATTAG